Proteins from a genomic interval of Harpia harpyja isolate bHarHar1 chromosome 7, bHarHar1 primary haplotype, whole genome shotgun sequence:
- the LRRC38 gene encoding leucine-rich repeat-containing protein 38 isoform X2, translated as MLPCFPFCLLPFSVFVCLLFLPVGHFCPAVCSCMDYHTIDCRDQGLPSVPNPFPLDVRKLLIADNNIQAIPADFFIFYGDLVYLDFRNNSLTSLEEGTFSSSTKLVYLDLSYNNLTQLDAGIFKSAEKLIKLSLGNNNLVDVDEAAFENLEQLQVLELNDNNLQSLNVAALEALPSLRTIRLEGNPWVCDCDFANLFSWIQDNASKLQKGLHEIQCSLPVENRRIFLNELSEVHPTMVPQNEDLDLFIVCSFLVTQHKALKALFIFGT; from the exons ATGTTGCCatgctttcctttctgccttctgcctttttctgtctttgtctgCCTGCTTTTCTTACCCGTGGGTCATTTTTGCCCTGCTGTCTGTAGCTGTATGGACTACCACACCATAGATTGCCGGGATCAAGGACTCCCAAGTGTTCCTAATCCATTTCCATTGGATGTACGGAAACTTCTTATAGCTGATAACAACATTCAGGCGATACCAGctgatttctttatattttatggAGATCTAGTCTATTTGGACTTCAGGAATAACTCCCTGACCTCTTTAGAAGAGGGTACTTTTAGCAGTTCTACCAAACTGGTGTATTTAGACTTAAGCTACAATAATTTAACACAGCTTGATGCTGGGATATTcaaatcagcagaaaaactgATAAAATTGAGCCTTGGAAACAATAACCTGGTGGATGTGGATGAGGCTGCTTTTGAGAACCTGGAACAGCTCCAAGTGTTAGAATTGAATGACAATAACTTACAAAGCCTAAATGTGGCAGCCCTAGAAGCGCTTCCCTCCCTGCGGACTATACGCTTAGAGGGCAACCCTTGGGTCTGTGACTGTGACTTTGCCAATCTTTTCAGCTGGATACAGGACAATGCATCTAAGCTCCAGAAAG GTCTCCATGAAATCCAGTGTTCCCTGCCTGTAGAAAATAGAAGAATCTTTCTGAATGAATTATCTGAG GTTCATCCTACCATGGTGCCTCAAAATGAAGATCTAGATTTGTTTATAGTTTGTAGCTTTTTGGTCACCCAACATAAAGCCCTGAAAGCACTATTTATATTTGGAACTTAG
- the LRRC38 gene encoding leucine-rich repeat-containing protein 38 isoform X1: protein MLPCFPFCLLPFSVFVCLLFLPVGHFCPAVCSCMDYHTIDCRDQGLPSVPNPFPLDVRKLLIADNNIQAIPADFFIFYGDLVYLDFRNNSLTSLEEGTFSSSTKLVYLDLSYNNLTQLDAGIFKSAEKLIKLSLGNNNLVDVDEAAFENLEQLQVLELNDNNLQSLNVAALEALPSLRTIRLEGNPWVCDCDFANLFSWIQDNASKLQKGLHEIQCSLPVENRRIFLNELSEVSFSECKFSLSLTDLFIIIFSGVAVSIAAILSSFFLATLVHCFQRCAPSKDDDDDEDDSED, encoded by the exons ATGTTGCCatgctttcctttctgccttctgcctttttctgtctttgtctgCCTGCTTTTCTTACCCGTGGGTCATTTTTGCCCTGCTGTCTGTAGCTGTATGGACTACCACACCATAGATTGCCGGGATCAAGGACTCCCAAGTGTTCCTAATCCATTTCCATTGGATGTACGGAAACTTCTTATAGCTGATAACAACATTCAGGCGATACCAGctgatttctttatattttatggAGATCTAGTCTATTTGGACTTCAGGAATAACTCCCTGACCTCTTTAGAAGAGGGTACTTTTAGCAGTTCTACCAAACTGGTGTATTTAGACTTAAGCTACAATAATTTAACACAGCTTGATGCTGGGATATTcaaatcagcagaaaaactgATAAAATTGAGCCTTGGAAACAATAACCTGGTGGATGTGGATGAGGCTGCTTTTGAGAACCTGGAACAGCTCCAAGTGTTAGAATTGAATGACAATAACTTACAAAGCCTAAATGTGGCAGCCCTAGAAGCGCTTCCCTCCCTGCGGACTATACGCTTAGAGGGCAACCCTTGGGTCTGTGACTGTGACTTTGCCAATCTTTTCAGCTGGATACAGGACAATGCATCTAAGCTCCAGAAAG GTCTCCATGAAATCCAGTGTTCCCTGCCTGTAGAAAATAGAAGAATCTTTCTGAATGAATTATCTGAGGTCAGCTTTAGTGAATGCAAATTTAGTTTGTCATTGACGGACCTTTTTATCATCATCTTCTCTGGAGTCGCAGTCTCCATTGCTGCTATTCTATCAAGCTTCTTCTTAGCAACTCTAGTACACTGCTTCCAAAGATGTGCTCCCAGTAAAGATGACGATGATGATGAAGACGACAGTGAGGACTGA